A part of Arachis hypogaea cultivar Tifrunner chromosome 12, arahy.Tifrunner.gnm2.J5K5, whole genome shotgun sequence genomic DNA contains:
- the LOC112727002 gene encoding uncharacterized protein, which produces MYRQNVKNLLRNIYSAKLLFSKEEPCWNYMHSVFYQLQLQRPRSDKVEEDKLKEGKQARKTCFKSEVKKKKEDNSYKVRKDSSDDEDPPDNNKWKLELAWLTKAIEPAVQFCKWAMPTVNGTGNKPPPSKRSLMEIIACIKQSKLGIQDWSLSDLTIGLYLIYLRQASAHPLDDIKGIEISSESTVQDLIYYLELAKSAYKDSPAALARNSMLRERNIIKFIRNSSVMTPSYYIGVDLRKRLVILGIRGTQTVYDLITDILSSSDGEVTFEGFSTHFGTAESARWFLHHEIDVIRKCLEKHQGFRLRLVGHSLGGAIASLLAIMIHRKSSKELGFSPDIVSAVAYGTPPCVSKELAESCSGFVTTVVMQDDIIPRLSVAALSRLRNEILQTDWMSVAEKEDWRSVIDLVANAKQVVYSVQDVANKLADYANFRRIRSSAGPKKLPVTKVAPSPRKSAKENSAVTKVKETKPVLPEELFIPGSVYYLRRNLESKKGTDFFTLFKRQPGEHFQKIILSGNLITDHKCDSHYYALRDVLKGLPWSSEEGIFR; this is translated from the exons ATGTATCGCCAGAACGTAAAGAATCTTCTCCGCAACATCT ATTCTGCCAAACTTCTTTTCAGTAAAGAAGAGCCGTGTTGGAACTATATGCATAGCGTTTTTTACCAGCTTCAGTTACAACGGCCAAGATCAGATAAGGTAGAAGAAGATAAGCTAAAAGAAGGGAAACAAGCGCGGAAGACTTGTTTCAAATCTGAAgttaagaagaagaaggaagataaCAGTTACAAAGTTAGAAAAGACAGTTCTGATGACGAAGATCCCCCAGATAATAATAAGTGGAAATTGGAGCTAGCTTGGCTCACAAAGGCTATAGAACCAGCTGTGCAATTTTGTAAATGGGCTATGCCAACAG TAAATGGAACTGGAAACAAACCCCCACCAAGCAAACGATCCCTTATGGAAATCATTGCCTGCATTAAACAAAGCAAGCTTGGAATCCAGGATTGGAGTTTGAGTGACCTTACGATTGGCTTGTATCTGATCTATCTTCGTCAAGCTTCTGCACATCCACTTGATGATATCAAAGGCATTGAGATATCATCAGAATCAACA gttcaagatctCATTTATTATCTTGAATTGGCTAAAAGTGCTTATAAGGATAGTCCTGCTGCTCTTGCAAGGAACAGCATGCTCCGAGAAAggaatatcataaaattcattagAAATTCCAGCGTAATGACACCTAGCTATTATATAGGGGTTGATCTTCGTAAAAGGCTTGTAATTTTAGGTATCCGTGGCACACAAACTGTATATGACCTTATCACTGACATTCTTTCCTCAAGTGATGGGGAAGTCACTTTTGAGGGCTTTTCAACCCACTTTGGCACTGCTGAATCTGCTCGTTGGTTTCTTCATCATGAAATTGACGTCATAAGAAAATGTTTGGAGAAACATCAG GGATTTAGGTTACGACTTGTCGGTCATTCTCTAGGAGGTGCTATAGCTTCTTTATTAGCAATAATGATCCACAGAAAATCATCGAAGGAGCTGGGTTTTAGTCCTGATATTGTATCTGCTGTTGCATATGGAACTCCACCATGTGTCTCCAAAGAACTTGCCGAAAGCTGCTCTGGCTTTGTTACGACAGTCGTGATGCAG GATGATATTATACCTAGATTGAGTGTAGCTGCCTTATCAAGGCTTCGAAATGAAATCCTTCAAACTGATTG GATGAGTGTAGCTGAGAAAGAAGATTGGAGAAGCGTCATAGATTTAGTTGCAAATGCCAAGCAGGTTGTCTACTCGGTGCAAGATGTAGCTAACAAACTTGCTGACTATGCAAATTTCAGGCGAATCAGAAGTTCAG CTGGTCCTAAGAAGTTGCCGGTTACTAAAGTGGCGCCTTCACCCCGAAAATCTGCAAAGGAAAATTCAGCTGTCACGAAAGTCAAGGAAACTAAGCCTGTGTTACCTGAGGAATTGTTTATACCTGGTTCTGTTTACTATTTGCGGAGGAACTTGGAGTCCAAAAAGGGTACTGATTTCTTCACACTCTTCAAGAGGCAACCTGGTGAGCATTTCCAGAAGATAATTCTTTCAGGAAATTTGATAACTGATCACAAATGCGATAGCCACTACTATGCCTTAAGAGATGTTCTTAAAGGTTTGCCATGGAGCAGCGAGGAAGGTATTTTTAGATAA